The following nucleotide sequence is from Gymnodinialimonas phycosphaerae.
CTGCGTGTGCTGGCCACAAGGGACATGTTCTGAGTAAAACACTCAGGATTGACATGGCTGACTTTTTTAGTCAGGTTTGGTGCATCACCCCGATCCGCAAGGGACGTAGACATGACCTATCAGGCCAGAATGACCGAACCCGACCGCACGCCACCTGTTACGCGCCCGACCGGCACGCCGATCTACGACGCACAGCGTCTTGTCGGGACCCAGGGCACGGCAACCATCGTGCTGGACGACAAGACCTATACGCTGCGCATCACCCGCGCCGGAAAGTTGATCTTGACCAAATAGGCGCACCCAAAGGCCAGGCACCTCCAGGAAGACCCCCAGCCAAATGGCCCCAAGCCCCTGCATCGACGTGCGCACGTTCCGCCGGGGGCAGGCATCGCATGGGCATTGCGCGCGTTGGGCGCCGAGTTTGGCCAAGAAGCGCCTGAGGAAGCTCGTGACGTCACTGGTGCCGTTGACAGAAGGTGAGAGGATCTCCGTGATACGCGCGGTCAGGTGCACGGGAGGATGTTTGCCTGAACCCTGCGCGCAGGTCGTAGCGACCCGTCAGGTCCGGCGTGCGATCCAAAGGGCGCGTCCGGCGAATTGCCCGCTGGCGGCCGCCAAGAGGCCCGCGAAGGCGCCGACCCCGATGGCGCTGTGAAGGGCTGCGGGGGCCACGGCGTCCAGCACGCCAGCGGCGAAGTTGGCCCAGAAAATCAGCATCAGCGCCACCAGGGTCAGGGCCTCTCCGCGCAGGCGGACATGGCCGTCCGTGCGCGCGATCACCCAACGATTGGCAAGGCGGTAGCCAACCAGCGCCGACCCGACCCAGACCACCGCGAAGACCGCCCATCCCGGCAGCGCCGGCTGCAACCCTGCGACCGAGCGCAGGGCCAGCACCACCAGAACGGGCAGTGCATAGATCATCCACGTTGGCACGCGACGCTCCCGCAGGGCGCCGAGGCCGACGACAACGAGGCCCGCCAAGAGCGGCCAGATCCAGAGGGGGGCTTCGGTGAAAATGTTCATGTCTCATCTCCTGAATGTGTGATGAGACGGGTTTGACAAGGCCCTCTTGGCGGCACCATCACCGGTGCGCAAAGGGCGGAGATGCTACGTGTTTGGCGCCGTCCCGCAACTCGCGCATCGCGAATGGCGGGCTTATACGAAGACGAATTCGATCCCGTAGGGATGCGAGCCGTATTGATCGGTGTGGACATAGACGTAGAGCTGCCCGTTCACGGTGCGGAATTCCACGTCGTGA
It contains:
- the hemP gene encoding hemin uptake protein HemP, giving the protein MTYQARMTEPDRTPPVTRPTGTPIYDAQRLVGTQGTATIVLDDKTYTLRITRAGKLILTK